The DNA window TAAGTAAGCCGTAACACAGTcatataataatcttaaaaccTTTATTTCCGAATGAtaagttacataatataacatttgaataattgttCTATGATTTCAATTCAATGATTTTTACCTTTAACTCCGGTATAGTATGACCCCAAGGATGATAGTCTAGTAACTCTTGGATATCCCCATTTATCAAGTTTGACATACCCATACTTCAATGATAAggagaaaaaacaaatgaagaaaAGGGTCTTAGTAAAAGCAGTTTCTTCTATACAACCCAGacatataaaacacaaattaatatgaaattttaatacaacaatCACTTTactcaaaattatataattcgaAAGTACCGCGCAACGTATAAAACTTTACGTATTCagcaatatattaaattttatgtccAGAACGGTTACTTGTTAttgactataataataaagtgttatttaCTATGTCTAAACATTATAAACATGAATAATTTGTGTGTGTAACAGATACACTcagaagtataaaaaaaacggttgtctgtaaagtctgACGACAGTTGAACGTGTCAACGTcatggaatggttgcatttttcaaaagaaaatttttaattttatttgtttgatatataatattatgtatggaTAGAGAAACatgtaaatggaaatcacaattgaattgatcaagttacattcatttgtacgcataaatacgTTTGCACTGCAAGCTTTAAATGGAACGCATCAGAGGTAACGACGCACCGCGAGGTAACGCTGCATGAGTCGTGAtctttcgtgcgtgcagccggctccatcgaattataagacgtcaCGTCAAAAATAACTCAAATACTGCTATACtgcacgttcaactatcgtcagtaaactgactttacagacaaccgattttttatattacattgctattagtaaaaaaacgaATCAAGCATTAGAATATaagtattgatttaaataataaatattcagcctaacaaaaatttgataatttgGCGTTTGATAAATTGATTTACAGGCAATGGAACACCTATCTATGTTTCAGATGTCGATTTCTGTATTGTACTATGGTAGAAATCTTATCTTTAAATTAACGGATGTTACACGAAGAATGacttctttaatatataacagatGCAGTCATACAAAAGTTCTCATCAAAATGTACAAGATTATGTCACAAATTCTTTCCCGTACAACAGTTttcttattaaacttttaatctCAGACTGTATTGTATAAGTTTATCCCCCGGTCAATTACAAAGACAATGTTAGTTCAACAAAATCTCGGAGTTTAGACGAAACTTATCTGTTaggtcatttaattttatggtcCCTTCGAGAGATCTTGGAATATCAAACTTTTATACAGGGACTATTTGACAAttctttataatgaaaatatgataCATGTTTACcgtattatcatttttttaattctttatatatataattctactgtacgtgtgtatttaaatttgaactcctcttaaacagctggaccgatttcaatgttttttttgtatgcgtttaaGTGGTGCCTtggataatttaattaacaactcAGCCATGCAAATGGCACTGCAGTCGGTATGTaggttatttatctatacagcAAATAAGCAGCTGGTATATGTTTTTCTTagtattcataattaaactcctaaacggctggacaaattttgatgaaatttttggTGTGGAGTCGAGAATCATTTAccatattagatttttttttgtatgtaagacTTGAGTACAGGATCTGTGGGATCCGAtagtatgttatatataaacattttaatatgagTCTTATTGAAGAGGGATTAAAGAATAtgatatttacaaaagataaATTGGTAAGAATGGGAAGAAcctaaaaagtaattaataaatatacttttttggattaaatatattaaatgtggATTCGGTGGAGTGTGGACTTGCCCTGTAAATGATGAAAAatgataagaaatattaaaaaaagatcgcttaaaagtgataattattattaaagtattctcATCTCACACACATCATAtctctattatttaatattccagATTTCTGACAATGTACAACTGTCATCCTGATTAGTTCAGTATGGTGTGAAATgcaactaataaataaataattatctaccCTTAAAAACATCAGTTacctactaataaaatatataaaattaacataaataaacaaatgaaaattacaAGCAACATAACACCAGTTTTAACTAAAACTGTATAGTTTCATCATAGCGTAACTACAATTTGGCGGAAAGAGTACTTTAGTTAGGGCAATTAGACGCATAATAGATGatttcgtttaaataaataagtctaaCTTTCAAATACATTTGAGAGTCCGTGACTCATCAAAGTTATTGTTTATACACTTTTCTGGTCGTTTCTAAGATCTAAAATCGTGAAGAGTAACCATGATTGAATATTAATGACaagagattatattttataaggcaggctttttaataaaacccaaAAGTCACAAATTCATTTactgatatttaaaatgcattgTTGCTCAGCCGGTTCTTGAACTTACAACGTGAACTGTAGACGTCAAACTACTACAAGTATACACTAACATATATGGAATTCAACAAgcttattatgtatttcgtaATAATGAaagatctttttttttaatttgtgccaactgggcacaaggtatttcgccagtgtcgtgtagatggaGAAGGCACGAAGGAGGTTGATcggtgaaaataataattatgcccctaaaaaaatatttgaaattcgaatgtTAGTTTAAAGACAGCACAGAATGAAAGATCTTAAACTTGAAAGGAATTAATTGTTACTAGAATTGACACTAACTGAACATTGACAACTGACATATCTTTGATGgctaggttttattttaactaacttttgttgtttatttttattgtgtttatatgtatactgtattaaattaaatactcaaAGATTAAGCTTGCCCAGTATGGAGCAGCGTAGTCTGAAATAAGTTAGGCCTGTGTCAGATGAGACCGTAAAAGTGGTtgctaaaaaattaagtaaaagttttatttattttgtttgtattactTACAGAGAATGGCAtcgtttataacaaataaactcaaattatcttaaatattgaattccaaaaaatttaaaatgttggaCGTGCTGAGCCggaactttatattattatttcgtttaATAGCGTTTTATCGTTTAATGAATTGATATGCGCACATGATTAatcaaaaaaactataaatatgcGAAAATATCGTCCATTTTTTCGCTTTATTAATTCACtacaatttgtattacaacaaaaataactttcGTAAGTCGCCTTGATCGCGTTATAGACATTTTTCGATTACAAATCATTTTACACTTCACTAAACTAAGTTACATGGGCCTATTTGATGTTGAGAAATGGCTTTGTGTTTCTCGAATATTTAACTGGCCATTCGGGTATGTCCTTCCATAGAcgataaatatattgcaaaaTAATACTTTGGAATTCATATCATATTCGGCTTTTAATATGTTCTGTGCtctgttattgtatttatacgaAAATGGTCACGTGACAAAACGAGACCTAATATCATTCCCATAGAAATTCGTTTAGCGTTAGTGGGTCACGTCTTTAGAAAAGTGATATTGTCTCAAGCATTCCGGTGGACTAAATATCGATCACAGATTACATTGGCATTTGCGTTCCTGTTATCTGTGGTATTCTTGTAAATTGCACACAGATAATAGCTTGCATTTGACATCACGAACATAACTGTACAACTTCttgacatttaatatatttaaaaagcccGCGAAAACATAAAGCGTAGTGCTGTTTAAGAAAACAAATCTTTATcacattatattacatttccCTATTATTTCAGATATCCCGCTAACATGGTTTGCGTGTTCCATTAGCGCAGTGGGTGGTCTTATAAATACTTaagcaaaaacaaaagaatcgcATATTCCATCAACCTAAAACAATTTGGTCAAAAAAGCCAGTCATCTTTCACGGGCATTAAACAGTGGGAGGGTATGTGTGCCACTGGGTCGACTTTACGGATGCAACTGCAATTTCTCAGAAAatctttgatatttgtaagacgGATAATTAGAAGcatctttatttttgattgataGTACAaagttagaaaaaaattgttctttaaaatatcaggatttttttctaaataataattatatataataaataattatttaagagtaATATAAAAGcagtattgtattttgtaatattgaagACAATATACTTTGGCttcaatattacaatattatttgtcatAATTACAGACTATATTACATACTACAACCTAATTAGCGCACACAGAGAAcgtttaatatagattttaatgtgaaatataTATCCGTTATAGTTCTCTATACATTCACTATTAACAAGACACGCAACAAGAAAGATAATTGAGCGTATCTCTTAATTCAGCCTAACCGGACTATAGAATATTCATATTTGGCggaataataaagtttttaataacgtttCACGAAAGATGTTCACGGTGCGCAGTTCTAGTACgtattttgtacataaatacttttaaagacAACCAAAACAATAGttgataaaattgaaaattaaaattctacaGATTTTTACGTTTGCTTGTACATCTTAATCAAACCCAAAGACCTGTTCGTTCAACAAGTGATGCGCGACCAAGTAAGCTACGGGTACTGTAAATGAAGCATgacttcattttatttgtattattgtttacAGAAAAAGCACTCACCTGATCAACAAAGTTATCCGCTGTGAATCGTTTTGTAAACTCCGTAAACGTCTCCTTGTCTTGCAGACTCTCGCGTCTCGCTCGTTCCACCTTCATCTTCTTAATCCCCGTTATATCCTTGGACATCTTCAATTCTTCTATCAGATCCGTTTTTGCGTTTTTGTATATCTCCGCAGCGCTAGGCAAGCATTGTAGGCTCAGCGACCGAGTAGGTGGTGCCGATACCGTCTTCGTCACTGTTGTCTTGAGCCTCACAGCCGAAAGTTCGGCGCTGCTGATCGCCGCCAGGGGTTGATTGTTTACAGGTGGCTGCGGGGGTGGCGGCGGGATGGGCTGGGGCGCGGGCGGCGGCGGGGGAGGGCGTGCCTCCGCCGCGCCTTCGTCCCTCTTGCAGGGCGCCGTGATTGTCTTCAAATACTCCGAGGGTTTGATGAGTCGGTCGGGCGCGTTGTGAGGGAACGCGGGAGGCACGAACGGCAGAGCCGGCTGTTTGTTCACGAGGTTCGGGCAACGCGGTCGGTCGTCGTCTGCGCACGTCGAGTCGCGACGCCCCCCTGCAACAATTCACCGTTAGGGGGGAGAGAAAGTGCGCGTTGACTTTTATTGAATAGCGATAAAATTTCCTGTATTTTTAAggatcttaatattatttatgtaattagcGGTTCATTTCCGTTGCGTATTAGAAAATTTGTAAGAATGCGTACGCGTgagatttgaatattttatcggTACGGTTGTAAAGGCGAGAAGAAATTGTGAATAATGAATATGAATGGTGCGTTCaatgaaacaatttaaatgcGTAATGTCGAATATAATGATTTACCAACCCAATCAAACTAATGCTCAACTAaaactttgaatttaatttctctgaagtttttgtttcaacaataataaattatttatatttgcgaaaaaactagattttaatgcaaataaattaatactaatttcAAACAATTCAACTATTATACAATtcactatatttttgttaaattgcttttaaatttgtaaatatagtttatgccttctaattatctttataagaACCTAAGAAAAGTTTGTTTGCTTATTAATTCGCGAATCATATGATTCGAATTGAACAATTTGTGAATAATCTTAATATGCTACGACTGCATAATTAAAAGGCCGACGACGCTCTTCTAGCAATATCCATGAACGACGGtaatatttaacatcagaAGAGCCATTGTTAAATACCAGAAACCTatctataatgttatattaaaacgtCATATTACTGTTTAATAGTATTTAGTTTTCTTACAATTTTACATCAATCAATGTTTTTTGCTGTTTTAGCCATGtatgtacctatatataatGCCAGTGTTGTATTTTTCAGTATGCAAGTAGTGTGTTTTTACGCAAAGATCTATAAACGCATATCTTTGAACCTACCTACCTGGTAAataggtaatataaaatttatttattaaaaacactcctgccttaacaggtgaccctaaactgacacaaataacaataataatacactaTACAGgcgaaacacaaaaaaaaaccatttgaaattagaaaacaaaaaatacaagaaatttactaACTGTAGgaacttacaaataatattattttgccaGCTCACTTAACGGACAATGACCTATTTCATCATCATCCtctatgtattttgttaagtcaatcaatcaatcaatcaaaatttatttattcagtttagatgcgacttaaggcatgcttatgaatgtcaaaaacgtttacaagattcgcgaaagagcaaaactacgccatcagTAAATTAAGACACCAAATAACATGTGCAGAAGGTTAGTCCTATCTGTGGGCACATAATGTAACGGCCGAGAATGTCGCTTTCTGACGAACCCATCAGGCACATTGAAGCTAAGGTACTGAAGTTAAGAAGaactttaagttttaattttctatttataattattattattaaatatttgttaactgtaattattattaaatgtttgcaTGCCgacaacaaatattaaaattttaatttatattatgaaccAACgtcacaattaaatttaaaactgaacTGAGAAATGAaagtaaaactaatttaaataaaacttttattttacatacactTCGAAAGGCAAACAGAACGGCACTAACAACCTATAAAATGTAGAAAGCGAATTTAATTACAGAGTACCATATATCACAATAGTACATTtctcttaaatttttaagacgaaacttttttacaaatatacacaAACATTAGTGTATTgctttaagaaatgtattaaagaaaagctgtgtataaaggcttactataaagtgattatctagttgatgaaagggcctgggactagtgctgagcaggcttctaattaatttgctatatttgttttaaatattgtagaattgtgatgatttgtttttttttaaaaagagtaccgacagttttttacgccggcttatTCTCTCGGCCAAAACCCTTTGTTCtcgccgatgagtagggatgccaacaggttcgaatttaatgacgtggaataactgataccatgatgatcttatgttccaaagtaaacgtattttttttatttttttttttatatattatactagggGCTTTTTTCGTTTGCCCTAAGAAatatcgtagatacgcactaaaatgAACATACTATATTGTGTAGTTTTCTCtataagattttgatgtatgtgtatataaatactggacactaagaaaagaagaaaacagacgtcactcagaacagacttttaagacgaGTGAACATGTATTGAGTATTTtgagtattttctatacgaatataaatgataaaaattggttgtgatttataacaagATAGAACACCCATAGctttaacagttttatttaaagaaaacatcggCGTTTTCATTTCAGAATTTGTACGGGTGTAATTACTCAATGTAGTAATGTCTCATTTCGTACAAGAAATGTGAAAGCACAGAAAGTGCCAATTCAATATTATTGATTCTATTCAACtttctgtaaataaacaaCTGATGCCGACCGTCTTACACAAATTGTATCTAAAGTCATTGAATTTATCGTATTGACGTGAGTTTTTGCCGCGTGGAATGTACAACTGTCGACTAAAGTCGACAATTCgaattagggtccttcaagaaaagagcgtaccaaatcTTAAATGCCTAAAATACCGTCTGGCATTgggagtgtctatgggcgtgTGCATTGATTGGTCAAATAAATGTTCTAAACAGCccaaaatatagtaaatttaaatgaattacaaaACTCAAACTAATTCATgctcatttataattaaaaaaaaatcttgacaAAACTGTCGTAAAATGCTTATCGCAGATCTAGCTGAATCTTGGATTTTTCAGCGCTTTTTATATTGGATATTTGGTTTAGGTTTTGAGAGGAGCAAAAGCGGCCATATTTAATGCTGACTTAAGCGAATACCAAATCTAGCACTACTTCTGGACCTAATTCttgacttaaatatttatttagatactaTCGATTTAAAACACAAGTATAACTTACCAAGCCTGCTCCTCAACTCAGACGGCTTCAGCGCTGGTTCCTCCAAAACCACAGGTGGCGGCGGCGGCGGAGGAGGCGGTGGAGCTTCATCCCCAGAACTGCCCCCAGATGAAACCCCTGATGATGCAGAGGCTTGCACCACGACTGTGTCATCTGATACTGATGCGCGACGGCTTCCTGCTGCTGATGATATACGACTTGCCTGCGATATACCAGTTATAATTACCTCTTGCTGACTGAATAAATACCCAAATAGGGTATGATGCACATGATACACATATAAAAGTAAGCGATAAGCTCTGTGTTTAAACTACGAATATTTCGTGAGGAACCGAATCTTAAACTTCCACGTACGATTTAGTTACTGAATGGTTATTTATTTCgcaatttatcataatttatatacaacgaaaaataattttaccaaaGATATAagatgaataataatatgtatatatatataaaggtacaaacatttacgaaatgaaaaaaataatagtaataccTAATTCGGCTGTCCTGTATGATATTGTAAATGTGAGTGAAGATGtgtatacaaacatattcCGTGATATAAATCAATTCAGGCTTTAATATTGGTCGTTGTATATAGATGGAagtatgtttatgtattatgagtaatctaacagcttatacatattataatacaaaacactatGTATGCATAATATCAAGTATTCATTTGTAACTTGAGCTAAATACTGAACTAATTTTTCCTAAATTATAagtatgatatttaattatgataacttgttgaacataaaatacataaaaaagcaTTGTGCTGGTTCGTTAATTTAGGTAAAAATATTCTGAGCGTTTAATTTTATGGAAAGTAATGGCAACATTGACTTGCACACTTGTCTGTGGAAGCCAAGGGGGAGGGGTACAAGCCAAGGCTGCCATTTTGCTCaggcttttgttttttaaacgtGGCGATTACCTAAATCGTCTTAGTTACGCCCCTAATGTTTAGCCAGAGACAGACACTGTcttcaaaatttacataataatcatttaatattcatagtaatttacattttattattaatttattcttttgtttcatggaaaatatgaaaaaaacataatatcctctattatttatatcatctcTCTGACTTAGGATCCGGTTCaggtacaataattttaaagaatagcAACATTTCATCCACTAGTGTCACTATCAAAGCAATCGAGTCAAAATAGTCGATAACCTTAAACTGTGAAGTCATTGCTAGTGTTGGGACAAACTAGTATTTGAAATACGTTTGCGATACTCTCAAAGTAACAAGGTCAAACGTATACacgttttttatagttatatcaCATTTAGCgcgtaatatataaacaaaaacattaaagaaagataagataataaatctcgctttgttatatatgtaacatGTATTGACCACAGTATTGCTAGTACGAATTATATTTGAcagtatctaaataattccTAATCGATGTTAATACTACTAGGTCTCATGTTTGCGTTCATCGTTTGATAGTAGGACTATTAACTGTATCGGGTTTACATTAAACTATGATGAAAAACGCCTTGGTGGACGTTTACGGCAACTCCATACCAATGAgtatttttcattgttaattatttattattatggttTTCTTTTGCTTTGTTATATTCCTACTTAATTCTTATAGTATACATTGTATATTCGCAGACCTATGTCGACTATATCGACTTCATCGATATAAAACGTCTCCTCGGGAGTTGTGTGATATGCAATATCTAGGCTTTTGAATTGTGAGGTAGTTGCATGGATCTTTTTGGTTAGCTGTTTGTTTCTTCACACGTTATtttcacaatatattttcataagtatttaattatcacCATTTTAGCATGTGACTTGAAagcctaaataaaataaattaaaaattatcaaaacaaaactattacGCAAATAACATGAACAACACTACAAGTAATTATCACTGGTTCAGTACACATTTGAATTTAATCGAAACCAGACGCGCAAAATGAGCAAATCAATCGCAAAAGTTACGAAGACCATAATATCTTCGCCCAACATATACAAGCCTGTGGGGCCATACAGCCAGGCAGTATTGGCGAACAATACTCTGTATGTATCCGGTGTTTTGGGTGCCACACCAGACACAAAACTCGTATCCGGTGCTGCTGCCCAAACTAAGCAGGCTTTGGAGAATCTAAAGCATATTTTAAAAGCCGGCGGTTCGTCTTTAGCTGGTGTTGTTAAAACGACGATTTTGTTGGCGAATATGGACGACTTCGCTGACGTGAACAAAGTGTATGCGGAATATTTTCCGGAAAATGCGCCGGCGCGTGCCTGTTATCAAGTTGCTAAGTTACCGATGAATGCTGCTGTAGAGATTGAGGCTGTGGCCCTGAGTGGTGATTTAGAAATTAAGCAAGGATTATAGTTCTCAATAGGTATACAAATTggctaaagaaaataatttatttaaagaaaaatataattttaaaattattctgtgTCTAATATTCAGTCTGTAATCTATGTaagcaaaatatattcatCGAAAATAACTTAAGATTAAACTGTTAACCTACCCTTAATTAAAAGACTTCTAAGAATAGATAACAATGTtgctacatttatttaaattgataacactgagttttaaaataaataattaaatatttactttcgttttatttaactgttCCTTGTGGTTTTATTCGCGTTAATTAATGATTgcgtgtgtttttttttatttcctacgaTTTTCTAAcatgaaaactgaaattttcaagactatatatttgtaatacatatCGTATTTTTGGATTTAAGTTTTAGCtttggatattatttattccgaACATTAAGCGCCGtgaaactttgttttatacgcAAGTCATTTTATAGTTACATTATGCTTTCATTCAGGgctagattaaaaattaagaggAACAAGTCTgtcatacattatttttgcgTAACTTTCACCGTTTACGCAGAGCACGCGCGTCACAgaggtatattttttcaagtttttgcagaaattttGATTCATCCTGCTCTCCTTTTAATAACGTGTGCGGTCCTTGACTAGAAAAAGCATTTTTAagcaaaaactaaatattatgtatcattatatatacttttcaaTACGCGTGAACTGGAAATGATGCTATTGCAATGTGCAAATAAATgctaaaacaaaagatattcTAATTAttgacttaaattaaaaaaaaaaacataaagtattgtcttttataaacataacttttacacatttaaagattatgtttaaataattaaaagtttacattaatacataacttcaatctgttaaaaaagtgtttttctttaaaaaacataaattgaaTCGTCGTggcaaaaattatacaattattttgttttcaacaataaaataacaaagaatTAAATGATctgatatttattcaaattgctaaccttgaataattatatatggacttttgtttcatttgaaataatataatacctatCAAAAAACTATGTAATTAGTATTCAAATATTCTTATCAGTCTCTGAAAACTGtacactaaaataattgttataagttTTTCGGTCTTTATCACGTTGAATAAATGCTGAATTATCACGATCATTACGATTCTGAATCGAAACGATAAACgacatttttttagtatcaTGATCAGTAgcaaaatttagttaatacattaaatttaatagttttagtaCAATTTACTACAAACAAGCGCGCATTAAGAGCGCGCATTGGGCTAGCAAAATTGttgatttatttgaataacccgtaaaatatacaatatataaaattgctagTAACAGCTCTTGGTCAAAGTAATGTGCTGAAACTCAATTAATTTTTGGCTCCATAATACTCGCTATTTAGGCAAACGAAATAAggcaaaagtaaatttatgttttatttgtatcaaggaatttatattgtattgtgttttaattaGAGTCAAGCATTACAATTATAGAGAAGgatcaatacatatttattgtttttaattcaagtaTCACATAAATAGATCTGAAATCTGCGAAGCGTCATTTTGGTTAGAGTCCGCTCTTTAAGAATCTAAgagaaaattatgtataatgtggAGAATATTTTGGTAGATAATGTAGTATAATGTGAGACAAGACATTATacggttttttatttaatacttacgaAGTTCTGCGCTTTGTGTGTCAGTGCTGCTAACTTGGTGGCAATGGTAGACTTGGTCTGTGTCTCCAAAGGTGGTGGCGAGACTTCTTCGTAGTTTTTGTTTGATctgtggaaataaatatatttcagaaacaagttatgtttagtttagtaataaaaaatcctttttttttacaacggAGAA is part of the Pieris rapae chromosome 21, ilPieRapa1.1, whole genome shotgun sequence genome and encodes:
- the LOC110997713 gene encoding rutC family protein C23G10.2-like — protein: MSKSIAKVTKTIISSPNIYKPVGPYSQAVLANNTLYVSGVLGATPDTKLVSGAAAQTKQALENLKHILKAGGSSLAGVVKTTILLANMDDFADVNKVYAEYFPENAPARACYQVAKLPMNAAVEIEAVALSGDLEIKQGL